From a region of the Teredinibacter turnerae genome:
- the argA gene encoding amino-acid N-acetyltransferase: protein MSTESNNYIQWFRHTSPYINSHRGKTFVVLLPGDCISQDNFPNIINDLTLLSSLGVRLVVVHGARRQIDEQLAAINSQTEFHKGVRITTRDQMGEVLKAIGHARFTIEAAFSSGLPDSPMYGSKIRVRCGNFVTAMPQGVIDGIDHQLTGKVRSVDASGIRAMLDQNSLALVSPLGYSLTGEAFNLSFADVAIAIGNALQADKLIAYNDDGPITDSQGEQFRELTLLQCERFLLEKQQHNRSNTYFSLRACYQACDGGVSRAHVVSACDDGALIKELYTRDGSGTMVYRDSYETIRRARVEDVVGILNLIEPLEQKGILVKRSREHLETEIGFFTVMEKDNLIVGCAALYPIANSEAGELACVAMHNDYRGDGRAAKLLTHIERQAHKLSFTQLFALTTQTAHWFLEQGFRECDVEQLPGERKALYNYQRRSKVFVKTVQTE, encoded by the coding sequence GTGTCCACCGAATCGAATAACTACATCCAATGGTTTCGCCACACCTCGCCTTATATCAATTCGCACCGGGGTAAAACGTTTGTTGTTTTGCTGCCCGGTGATTGTATTTCGCAGGATAACTTCCCCAATATTATTAACGACCTGACCCTGCTTAGCAGCCTTGGTGTGCGCCTGGTGGTCGTGCACGGAGCACGACGTCAGATCGATGAACAATTGGCGGCGATAAACAGCCAAACCGAATTTCACAAGGGCGTGCGTATCACCACGCGGGACCAAATGGGTGAAGTCTTGAAAGCCATTGGACATGCGCGCTTTACCATTGAGGCGGCTTTTTCCAGCGGGTTACCGGATTCGCCCATGTATGGCTCAAAAATTCGCGTTCGCTGTGGCAATTTTGTTACGGCAATGCCGCAGGGCGTAATCGACGGAATCGACCATCAACTGACCGGCAAAGTCCGCAGTGTCGATGCCAGCGGCATTCGCGCCATGCTTGATCAAAACAGTCTCGCACTGGTTTCACCGCTGGGCTATTCATTAACAGGTGAAGCGTTTAACCTCAGTTTCGCCGACGTGGCCATCGCCATCGGCAATGCACTACAAGCTGACAAATTAATCGCCTACAACGACGATGGCCCGATAACCGATAGCCAGGGCGAACAGTTTCGTGAACTCACCTTGCTCCAGTGTGAGCGATTTCTATTGGAGAAGCAGCAACACAACCGCTCCAATACCTACTTTTCTTTGCGCGCCTGCTATCAGGCGTGCGACGGCGGTGTTTCCCGTGCTCATGTAGTCTCTGCTTGCGATGATGGTGCACTGATCAAAGAGCTATACACCCGCGATGGCTCCGGCACCATGGTTTATCGCGACAGCTACGAAACCATCAGACGAGCCCGGGTGGAAGATGTGGTTGGCATACTCAACTTGATCGAACCGTTAGAGCAAAAAGGTATATTGGTAAAGCGCTCAAGGGAGCATCTCGAAACAGAGATTGGCTTTTTCACCGTGATGGAAAAAGACAACCTCATCGTAGGCTGTGCCGCGCTTTACCCCATCGCCAATAGTGAGGCGGGGGAGCTGGCGTGCGTAGCGATGCACAATGATTATCGGGGAGATGGTCGTGCAGCCAAGCTGCTTACCCACATCGAACGCCAGGCGCACAAGCTGAGCTTTACCCAGTTGTTTGCACTCACGACCCAAACGGCACATTGGTTTTTAGAGCAGGGTTTTCGCGAGTGCGATGTGGAGCAACTGCCGGGCGAGCGCAAAGCACTCTACAATTATCAGCGCCGTTCAAAAGTCTTCGTCAAAACCGTGCAAACCGAGTAA